A single Cryomorphaceae bacterium DNA region contains:
- the gldD gene encoding gliding motility lipoprotein GldD yields MRINLLAVFALILSSCSSEAPVPKPFGHVRIDLPEHNYVRFAEDYPYTFEFPAYGTMRQRPDYWCTVEMKDFKSDIHLTYKPLDGDLFKYLEESRDLVYNHTGKADGIQERLFMNPDRRVYGVMYEISGDAASQLQFFITDSTQHFLRGALYFRATPNYDSIRPVFEHLRDDVIHLMETTEWNQPS; encoded by the coding sequence ATGCGAATTAACCTCTTGGCGGTCTTTGCCCTAATCCTGAGCTCCTGTAGTTCGGAAGCCCCCGTGCCCAAGCCCTTCGGCCATGTGCGCATCGATCTTCCGGAACACAACTATGTTCGATTTGCTGAGGACTACCCCTATACTTTTGAATTCCCTGCCTACGGCACGATGCGACAGCGCCCCGATTACTGGTGCACCGTGGAAATGAAGGACTTCAAATCCGACATTCACCTAACCTATAAACCACTCGACGGTGATCTCTTCAAATACCTAGAGGAATCACGCGACCTGGTCTACAACCACACCGGTAAAGCCGATGGTATTCAAGAACGCCTGTTTATGAATCCAGACCGAAGGGTTTATGGCGTGATGTATGAGATTTCGGGAGATGCAGCTTCTCAGCTTCAGTTCTTCATCACCGACAGCACCCAGCACTTTCTAAGAGGGGCTCTGTACTTCCGCGCAACGCCGAACTACGACTCCATCCGGCCCGTGTTTGAGCACCTACGCGACGACGTCATTCACTTGATGGAGACGACTGAGTGGAACCAGCCGTCCTAA
- the gldE gene encoding gliding motility-associated protein GldE — translation MDPDPEPLLLLSILLETPVTTIGYGITLAVLLMSSALISGAEVAFFSLTPADFATLEKRKTSADDTVLKLLDKPKGLLATILIANNFINILIVLISTLLMDQLFDFGNNVVLNFAVKVLGITFILLLFGEVLPKVYANHNSLRFSKTMSQPLVVLGRLVKPLSGFLIGTSNIIEKRLKPSGQNISVEDLSTALELTTDDKQEDDDQKLLESIVKFGSIEVRQIMKPRMDMIALDTEMSYPEILKIILDNGFSRVPVFEENLDQVKGLLYIKDLLRHLNAEEDFKWTNLLRAPYFVPENKKIDDLLKEFQERKIHMALVVDEYGGTSGLVTMEDVLEEIVGDISDEFDDEAIIYSKLDDHNYVFEGKTPLNDFYRVLDIDGEEFDEERGDSDTLAGFLLEISGKFPDKNEEIDFLQYRFKVEGIDHRRIKRIKVTLLDPKASDDAN, via the coding sequence TTGGACCCTGACCCCGAACCTTTACTTCTTCTTAGCATACTCCTCGAAACACCGGTGACGACGATCGGTTATGGCATTACTTTGGCCGTTCTGCTCATGAGTTCTGCTTTGATTTCAGGTGCTGAAGTGGCTTTTTTCAGTTTGACGCCCGCGGATTTTGCGACCCTTGAAAAACGTAAAACCAGCGCCGACGACACCGTCCTCAAATTACTGGACAAGCCCAAAGGACTTCTTGCAACCATCCTTATTGCCAATAACTTCATCAACATCTTGATCGTCTTGATCTCCACCTTGTTGATGGACCAGTTGTTTGATTTCGGCAACAACGTTGTTCTGAATTTTGCGGTGAAAGTCTTGGGTATCACCTTCATCTTGCTCTTATTTGGTGAGGTACTTCCCAAAGTCTACGCCAACCACAACAGTCTGCGCTTCAGCAAAACCATGTCTCAGCCACTGGTCGTTCTGGGGCGCTTGGTCAAACCGCTGAGCGGCTTTCTGATCGGTACTAGCAATATTATTGAGAAACGTCTCAAGCCCTCGGGCCAGAACATCTCGGTTGAAGATTTGAGTACGGCCCTAGAATTAACCACGGACGACAAACAGGAGGACGACGATCAAAAACTGCTGGAGAGTATTGTGAAATTCGGCTCCATTGAAGTACGCCAGATCATGAAACCGCGGATGGATATGATTGCCCTCGACACCGAGATGAGCTATCCAGAAATCCTGAAGATCATCTTGGACAATGGATTCTCCCGCGTCCCGGTCTTCGAAGAAAATCTCGACCAGGTCAAGGGATTACTTTACATCAAAGACCTGCTTCGCCACCTCAATGCCGAGGAAGACTTCAAATGGACGAACCTACTTCGTGCACCTTACTTCGTTCCTGAAAACAAGAAAATCGATGACCTCTTGAAGGAATTTCAGGAGCGCAAAATTCACATGGCTCTGGTCGTAGACGAATACGGCGGTACCTCTGGCCTCGTGACCATGGAGGACGTCCTAGAAGAAATTGTCGGCGACATCAGTGACGAGTTCGACGACGAAGCCATCATCTACTCCAAGCTCGACGACCACAACTATGTCTTTGAGGGAAAGACGCCGCTGAACGATTTCTATCGGGTCTTGGACATTGACGGAGAAGAATTCGACGAAGAGCGCGGTGATTCGGATACCTTGGCTGGTTTTCTCCTGGAGATCTCCGGAAAATTCCCAGATAAGAATGAAGAAATAGATTTCCTTCAATACCGTTTCAAGGTAGAAGGGATTGATCATCGCCGTATCAAGCGGATCAAAGTGACCCTTCTAGATCCGAAAGCCTCTGACGATGCGAATTAA
- the ssb gene encoding single-stranded DNA-binding protein has translation MAGSLNKVMLIGNLGADPEVRHFDDGGSLARLRIATSESYTDREGNRVENTEWHTVILRRGLAGVAEKYLKKGDKIFIEGSIRTRQWQDDQGNDRYNTEIRAINMTMLGAPGPGSGSANPAPPSAPAAAPVNPAPQGKSGPAPADLGGGEEDDLPF, from the coding sequence ATGGCAGGTAGTTTGAATAAGGTGATGTTGATCGGAAATCTCGGGGCCGACCCAGAAGTACGTCATTTCGATGATGGAGGGTCTTTGGCACGTCTGCGCATCGCTACTTCCGAAAGCTATACCGACCGAGAAGGGAATCGCGTGGAGAATACAGAATGGCACACCGTCATCTTGCGACGTGGCTTGGCCGGCGTGGCAGAAAAGTATTTGAAAAAGGGCGATAAAATCTTCATTGAGGGAAGCATTCGCACCCGTCAATGGCAAGATGACCAAGGAAACGACCGATATAATACGGAGATCCGCGCCATCAACATGACGATGCTCGGAGCCCCTGGTCCAGGATCGGGCTCAGCCAATCCGGCACCTCCCTCGGCGCCGGCGGCAGCTCCAGTGAATCCTGCCCCACAAGGCAAAAGCGGACCCGCACCGGCCGACCTCGGCGGTGGCGAGGAAGATGACTTGCCCTTCTAG
- the mutY gene encoding A/G-specific adenine glycosylase, with the protein MRFSSILIDWYEEDHRSLPWRDTKDPYKIWLSEIILQQTRVDQGLPYYLKFVEAYPTVEDLARTPQDEVLKLWQGLGYYSRARNLQKAARQVTDHHDGVFPADYKKLIELAGIGPYTAAAIASFAFQLPHAVVDGNVYRVLSRYFDIDLPINKPNGQKHFAALAQEVLDTDRPDLHNQAIMEFGARQCTPKNPDCMFCPLNESCASHAVGKVQERPVKEGKTAVKKVWMDYLFVESPGGIAIRKRADKGIWSGLYDFPLIEGEKETSRREAQNSEAWKAILDPEAEVLSVTEGIVHRLSHRLLHVRFWRVKSAQKPDFPGIVLVDREELPNFAVPVVIHEWLMSQGLA; encoded by the coding sequence ATGCGCTTTTCAAGCATTTTAATCGACTGGTACGAAGAAGATCACCGCTCGCTGCCCTGGAGGGACACTAAAGACCCGTACAAGATTTGGCTCAGCGAGATTATTTTACAGCAAACCCGAGTGGATCAAGGCCTTCCCTACTACCTCAAATTTGTGGAAGCCTATCCAACCGTTGAAGACCTCGCAAGGACTCCGCAAGACGAGGTGCTCAAACTGTGGCAAGGATTGGGTTATTATTCTCGGGCACGCAACCTTCAAAAGGCCGCTCGGCAGGTGACCGACCATCATGACGGAGTGTTTCCAGCGGACTACAAGAAGTTGATTGAACTTGCGGGCATTGGGCCGTACACGGCTGCGGCCATCGCCAGCTTTGCCTTCCAGCTTCCCCATGCCGTGGTCGATGGAAACGTATATCGTGTACTGAGTCGATACTTCGATATTGATCTGCCCATCAACAAGCCCAATGGGCAAAAGCACTTCGCGGCCTTGGCACAAGAAGTGCTGGATACCGATCGTCCGGACCTTCACAATCAGGCCATCATGGAATTCGGTGCACGGCAATGCACGCCTAAGAATCCGGATTGCATGTTCTGCCCACTGAATGAAAGCTGTGCATCACACGCGGTGGGAAAGGTTCAAGAACGCCCAGTGAAAGAAGGCAAAACCGCGGTGAAAAAAGTGTGGATGGACTACCTCTTTGTGGAAAGTCCAGGGGGCATTGCGATCCGAAAAAGAGCGGACAAGGGTATTTGGAGTGGACTCTATGACTTTCCGTTGATCGAAGGGGAAAAGGAGACATCGCGCCGTGAGGCGCAAAACAGCGAAGCTTGGAAGGCTATTCTGGACCCCGAAGCAGAAGTGCTGTCCGTGACGGAGGGCATCGTCCATCGATTGAGTCACCGACTACTCCACGTGCGCTTTTGGCGTGTGAAAAGTGCGCAAAAGCCCGACTTTCCAGGGATCGTGCTGGTGGATCGGGAAGAACTTCCGAACTTTGCCGTCCCGGTGGTCATTCACGAGTGGTTGATGTCTCAGGGTCTCGCCTAG